The following proteins are co-located in the Alcaligenes faecalis genome:
- a CDS encoding methylated-DNA--[protein]-cysteine S-methyltransferase produces MFAYVGLRTACFDTPLGAMRLLVDAQGALLRLDFEEETVHGLTPEQLAGLISEPALAEPVQTQLDAYFAGKLQQFDLPFSLQGTEFQQQVWQALMTIPYGQTWTYGQMAEHLGRPKAVRAVGQACGLNPISIIVPCHRVQGANGMLTGFSSGLHRKASLLDFERRVYLTGEGDFQLSMPAQLDLF; encoded by the coding sequence ATGTTTGCCTATGTCGGGCTGCGTACTGCCTGCTTTGATACGCCTTTAGGGGCGATGCGTCTGTTGGTGGACGCTCAAGGAGCTTTGCTGCGTCTGGACTTCGAGGAAGAGACCGTACATGGCCTGACACCGGAGCAATTGGCCGGTCTGATCTCCGAACCGGCTTTGGCCGAGCCTGTGCAGACTCAACTGGACGCGTATTTTGCTGGCAAGCTGCAGCAGTTTGACCTGCCTTTCAGCCTGCAAGGGACCGAGTTTCAGCAGCAGGTCTGGCAGGCTTTGATGACCATTCCTTATGGTCAGACCTGGACCTATGGCCAGATGGCCGAACATCTGGGCCGACCCAAAGCGGTGCGCGCCGTTGGTCAGGCCTGCGGCTTAAATCCCATCAGTATCATCGTGCCTTGCCATCGTGTGCAGGGTGCCAATGGCATGTTGACTGGCTTTAGCTCCGGCCTGCACCGTAAAGCCAGCTTGCTGGACTTTGAGCGCCGCGTGTATTTGACCGGTGAGGGTGACTTTCAACTCAGCATGCCCGCCCAGCTCGATTTGTTCTAA